One genomic window of bacterium includes the following:
- a CDS encoding PQQ-binding-like beta-propeller repeat protein has protein sequence MTKKKHIFGYVVLLGLAVSSLVSGQDRPSGSDTLWKPPGYAGKAPSSGARVLEKPSHGAQVFNGTRLTTSTEYRDRFETAWSPDNKWVAYGEEGEIYIVPVTGGGPINITANIDGWCSIPSFSPDGLEVIFSRYDGSEWTTYEIDAVNIKEKSLRLVLDLAVEGVLSHSGTYLACRALTGELVIYNTTNGDIKVINADDSSFGLLTFSPDDMFIVTSIANQDGISNLYRIPRDGGAAVQLTFNFFDTGYPEYSPNGKSIMYTGFPDIGRLYLYDFATGGSKQMFPEWEQEHICGSWSPEGKFISYLLDVDGTFEVFRILLPGNEPITQGGLADSAWPMSGQNLHHTGRGIASVAASSTLKWKFQTGREIYSAPTIGVDGTVYVGSNDTYLYAVKPDGMLKWKFQTGGDIASSPAIGADGTVYAGAWATDTYLYAVKSDGTLKWKFQTGGDITSSPAIGPDGTVYVGSGDKYLYAVNPDGTLKWKFQTGGGVGSPAIGPDGTVYAGSMDTYLYAITSEGTLKWKFWCVSGVSSSPAIDFDGTVYVGSSDRNLYAVNPDGTLKWKYQVGNYVYSPSIGSDGTVYVGSLDKYLYAVKPDGTLKWKFQTGGVVLSSPAIGSGGIVYIGSEDKYLYAVKPDGTLKWKFQTGAEVASSPAIDSDGTVYVGSKDGYLYAFAPEIPGAGTITVTSPNGGEFFFAGQTVPITWETSGVSELYLEYSTDNGANWTMIEGGVNAGAKSYAWTVPDASSKTCLVRISNSYDMSIQDVSNAAFTIRSPYLRIVTPNSAESWVIGSTQIITWEARDVAAITIELSVDNGAAWTLIAKNVDAMKKSYSWTIPNNPSDKCRVRITDESGSGIISSSYSAFTIKAAEQPVASVRVIAPNGGEVWTAGKAYKITWQSSNVKTVAIAYTSNDGTTWTVIATGVDATAAAYEWIIPDSPSTACRVRVIDESNSGVLGRSYANFTIVAPTGGLADSAWPMKGQNLQHTGRGIATVAASNTVKWKYRTGGNIFESSPVIGSDGTVYVESNDSYLNAVKSDGTLKWKFQTGQAGMSAGYASPAIGADGTVYVGSEDKYLYAVTSDGTLKWKFQAGGSLYASSPAIGSDGTVYVGSIDGYLYAVTSGGTLKWKFQTGNSIASSPAIGSDGTVYFGSGDGYLYAVTSDGTLKWKYQTGGQVQSSAAIGSDGTVYVGSHVWGSGSNTYLYAVKSDGTLKWKYQTGGQDWSSPAIGTDGTVYVGSWDTYLYALKSDGTLKWKYQTGGQVNSSPAIGTDGTVYFGSDDTNLYAVKSDGTLKWKYQFEGSIQ, from the coding sequence ATGACAAAGAAAAAACACATTTTCGGGTATGTCGTACTGCTGGGACTCGCTGTTTCGAGTCTGGTTTCGGGCCAGGACCGTCCATCAGGAAGCGACACATTGTGGAAACCCCCCGGATACGCGGGGAAAGCGCCGTCATCGGGAGCACGCGTTCTCGAAAAACCATCACACGGTGCGCAGGTATTCAATGGGACAAGACTGACCACGAGCACAGAATACCGTGACCGGTTCGAGACGGCATGGTCTCCCGACAACAAATGGGTAGCCTACGGCGAAGAGGGCGAGATTTATATCGTTCCCGTTACGGGCGGCGGCCCGATAAACATCACGGCGAATATCGACGGCTGGTGTTCGATCCCCAGTTTTTCGCCGGACGGCTTGGAGGTGATTTTCTCGCGCTATGACGGGAGTGAGTGGACAACGTACGAGATCGATGCTGTCAATATCAAGGAAAAATCGTTACGTCTTGTGCTTGATCTCGCGGTGGAAGGCGTTTTGAGTCACAGCGGCACCTATTTGGCATGCAGAGCGCTTACCGGCGAGCTCGTGATCTATAATACCACGAACGGCGATATCAAGGTCATCAATGCGGACGACAGCTCCTTCGGTCTTCTCACCTTCAGCCCCGATGACATGTTTATCGTCACATCCATCGCCAATCAGGACGGAATATCCAACCTGTACCGGATTCCCCGCGATGGCGGTGCGGCGGTGCAGCTGACCTTCAATTTCTTCGACACCGGGTATCCCGAATATTCGCCCAACGGGAAATCGATCATGTACACCGGTTTTCCCGACATAGGCCGTCTCTATCTCTACGATTTCGCAACGGGTGGGTCAAAACAGATGTTCCCCGAATGGGAGCAGGAACATATCTGCGGAAGCTGGTCTCCTGAGGGGAAATTTATCAGTTACCTGCTCGATGTGGACGGCACGTTCGAGGTGTTCAGAATCCTCCTTCCGGGAAACGAACCCATAACACAGGGCGGCCTTGCCGACAGTGCCTGGCCGATGAGTGGCCAGAACCTCCATCACACGGGAAGAGGGATTGCCTCCGTTGCTGCGTCAAGTACGTTGAAATGGAAATTCCAGACAGGCAGAGAAATCTATTCCGCACCTACGATAGGTGTTGATGGTACGGTGTATGTTGGATCCAATGATACGTATCTCTATGCGGTAAAACCGGACGGGATGTTGAAATGGAAATTTCAGACCGGAGGCGATATCGCTTCTTCGCCCGCGATAGGCGCCGATGGCACGGTGTATGCGGGGGCCTGGGCTACAGATACATATCTCTATGCGGTAAAATCTGACGGGACATTGAAATGGAAATTCCAGACAGGAGGTGATATCACATCCTCACCCGCGATAGGCCCTGACGGCACGGTGTATGTAGGGTCCGGGGATAAGTATCTCTACGCGGTAAACCCGGACGGGACATTGAAATGGAAATTCCAGACCGGAGGTGGGGTCGGCTCGCCTGCGATAGGCCCTGACGGTACAGTGTATGCTGGTTCTATGGATACGTATCTCTATGCTATAACATCTGAAGGGACATTGAAATGGAAATTCTGGTGTGTCAGTGGTGTCAGTTCCTCGCCCGCGATAGACTTCGACGGTACGGTGTATGTGGGGTCTTCTGATCGTAATCTCTACGCGGTAAACCCGGATGGGACATTGAAATGGAAATACCAGGTTGGTAATTACGTTTACTCACCCTCAATAGGCTCCGATGGCACAGTGTATGTAGGGTCTTTGGATAAGTATCTCTACGCGGTAAAACCGGACGGGACATTGAAATGGAAATTTCAAACCGGGGGTGTTGTTCTATCCTCGCCCGCGATTGGCTCCGGCGGCATAGTGTATATTGGTTCTGAAGATAAATATCTCTACGCAGTAAAACCGGATGGGACATTGAAATGGAAATTCCAGACCGGAGCTGAAGTCGCATCATCGCCGGCGATAGACTCCGATGGTACGGTGTATGTGGGGTCTAAAGATGGTTATCTCTATGCTTTCGCTCCGGAAATCCCCGGCGCCGGAACCATAACCGTCACCTCCCCCAACGGCGGGGAATTCTTCTTCGCCGGGCAGACCGTACCCATCACATGGGAAACTTCCGGCGTGTCCGAGCTCTACCTCGAGTACTCGACCGACAACGGCGCGAACTGGACCATGATCGAGGGCGGAGTGAACGCCGGTGCGAAATCGTACGCATGGACAGTACCGGATGCCTCCTCCAAAACCTGCCTTGTCCGTATAAGCAATTCTTACGATATGAGTATACAGGATGTGAGTAACGCGGCGTTCACGATCAGGTCGCCCTATCTCCGGATTGTTACGCCGAACTCGGCGGAAAGCTGGGTTATCGGCTCGACGCAGATCATCACATGGGAGGCCCGGGATGTCGCCGCGATAACCATCGAGCTGTCTGTCGACAACGGCGCGGCATGGACATTAATTGCGAAAAATGTTGATGCGATGAAGAAGTCATACTCGTGGACGATCCCGAACAACCCGTCCGACAAGTGTCGCGTGCGCATCACCGATGAATCCGGCTCCGGCATTATTTCATCGAGCTACAGCGCGTTCACGATCAAGGCGGCCGAACAGCCAGTGGCGTCGGTGCGGGTCATCGCGCCAAACGGCGGAGAGGTCTGGACGGCCGGCAAGGCATACAAGATAACCTGGCAATCGAGTAATGTGAAAACGGTCGCCATTGCATACACATCGAACGACGGGACGACATGGACAGTGATTGCCACGGGTGTCGATGCCACGGCCGCCGCATATGAATGGATTATACCCGACTCTCCCTCGACGGCATGCAGGGTACGCGTTATCGATGAATCAAATTCGGGTGTTCTCGGGAGAAGCTATGCCAATTTCACCATCGTGGCGCCCACGGGCGGTCTTGCCGACAGTGCATGGCCGATGAAAGGCCAGAACCTCCAGCACACGGGGAGAGGGATTGCCACCGTTGCTGCTTCAAACACGGTGAAATGGAAATACAGGACCGGGGGCAATATCTTCGAATCCTCGCCCGTGATAGGCTCCGACGGCACGGTCTATGTGGAGTCTAATGATTCTTATCTCAATGCGGTGAAATCTGATGGGACATTGAAATGGAAATTCCAGACAGGCCAAGCTGGTATGTCCGCAGGTTATGCTTCGCCCGCGATAGGCGCTGACGGCACGGTGTATGTGGGATCTGAAGATAAATATCTTTACGCGGTAACATCTGACGGGACATTGAAATGGAAATTCCAGGCTGGGGGTAGTCTCTACGCTTCCTCGCCTGCGATAGGCTCCGACGGCACGGTCTATGTGGGGTCTATTGATGGTTATCTCTATGCGGTAACATCTGGCGGGACATTGAAATGGAAATTCCAGACAGGGAATAGCATCGCTTCATCACCCGCCATAGGCTCCGACGGCACGGTGTATTTTGGGTCTGGTGATGGTTATCTCTATGCGGTAACATCTGACGGGACATTGAAATGGAAATACCAGACCGGGGGTCAAGTCCAGTCCTCGGCCGCAATAGGCTCCGACGGCACGGTGTATGTGGGGTCTCATGTTTGGGGTTCGGGGAGTAATACGTATCTTTACGCGGTAAAATCGGACGGGACATTGAAATGGAAATACCAGACTGGCGGT